The genomic interval ACAACACGCCGCCAACAGACCGAGGGTGCAGGCTATGCCGTCGATGATTTTGAGCTTGATTGGGAGCACCAAGTCGCGGTCTGTCCGCAAGGGCATGTGAGTACGGGATGGCAATCGCCCACGTTGGCGGGAAAACCCGCGATCCGTATCCGCTTTCGTGGGATAACGTGCCGTGCCTGTCCAGTTAGGGCAGCCTGTACGTCGGCCAAAACGGGGCCACGGCAATTGACGATATACCCGCAGGCATTGTATACAGTGATGCAGGCCGCACGACAACGAGAAGCGACCAGCGCGTTCAAGCTAACGTATGCCTTACGATCAGGGGTGGAGAGCACCATAGCGCAGCACGTCCAGCGCTTTGATGGCCGCATCAGTCGCTATCGTGGCATGCAACGAACGCATTTGCAACAACTGCTGATTGCAA from Herpetosiphon gulosus carries:
- a CDS encoding transposase; translated protein: TTRRQQTEGAGYAVDDFELDWEHQVAVCPQGHVSTGWQSPTLAGKPAIRIRFRGITCRACPVRAACTSAKTGPRQLTIYPQALYTVMQAARQREATSAFKLTYALRSGVESTIAQHVQRFDGRISRYRGMQRTHLQQLLIATATNLVRVIDWLWDKPLDEQRRPPGAFARYAPHRLSRRTMLA